In Corythoichthys intestinalis isolate RoL2023-P3 chromosome 11, ASM3026506v1, whole genome shotgun sequence, a single genomic region encodes these proteins:
- the gcna gene encoding germ cell nuclear acidic protein translates to MNDEACRLFERVSRKMSWSGDNGVAIEENKWKNEIGKQRRNVPSEDHFVDRSGSPIYCSSDDEDKENQGIRGKAYIKTDFNDSSDDEFDQCLVKWATPKCNPATKKPCSTVKIDCVLVSSDDDSGNFEKFLQRVKTPSSKPRKKSESESEDSLKHFIVDDDLSDDDFIQTKSSFQVAKKKQTPATQNKIRRPLSDCASATLISDSEDDSVFCKSTWRTRHTKPTSLQKTNEKKPVPCDTKDSRTLLLSFPQPSQRTTASLNSPTRTISVPSKLENSSGSEEEFVSLLDRIRKKNILTGSTCSPNTIKELCKDPPVSSSRVKEPTKPRSVGGETVDAKTPGETTILKSTVSQTEPRHGPISRWPLCKTPGCFLETLSNPTSSYCYNFKQKKEDLTSKLYNLYNASVFDMKLPVNMSVTWNKKMRKTAGYCITGQERAGGSRYARIELSEKVCDSADRLRDTLIHEMCHAATWLINGVRDGHGRFWKLYAHKSTLVHPELPMVTRCHSYDIKYKFQYKCTRCQNTIGRHSKSLDTQKFVCALCTGKLVLLTPSKPRPPTPFAKYVKEHYGSVRKGLVDQKHAEVMRKLSADFASKSKLTDTNS, encoded by the exons ATGAACGATGAAGCGTGCAGGTTATTTGAGCGAGTTTCCCGAAAGATGAGTTGGAGCGGAGACAATGGAGTGGCCATAGAAGAAAATAAG tggaAGAATGAGATCGGGAAGCAACGCCGTAATGTCCCAAGTGAAGATCATTTTGTTGACCGATCAGGGTCACCTATCTATTGCTCATCCGATGATGAAGACAAAGAGAACCAGGGCATCAGGGGCAAAGCGTACATAAAGACTGACTTTAATGACTCCAGTGATGATGAATTTGACCAAT GTCTTGTGAAGTGGGCCACCCCAAAATGTAACCCTGCTACAAAGAAACCATGCAGTACTGTGAAGATAGATTG TGTTCTTGTGAGCTCGGATGATGACAGTggcaattttgaaaaat TCCTGCAGCGTGTGAAAACTCCTTCTTCCAAGCCCAGGAAAAAATCAGAGAGTGAAAGTGAAGACAG CCTTAAACATTTCATAGTGGATGATGACTTATCAGATGACGACTTCATTCAGACAAAATCATCCTTTCAAG TGGcgaagaaaaaacaaactccagcCACGCAAAACAAAATCAGGAGGCCACTGTCAGACTGTGCATCCGCAACGTTAATCAGTGACAGCGAGGATGATAGTGTTTTTTGCAAGAGCACTTGGAGGACTCGCCACACCAAGCCTACATCTCTGCAGAAAACTAATGAGAAGAAACCAGTGCCCTGTGACACAAAGGATAgtcgaacattactcctcagctTTCCTCAGCCCTCTCAACGTACCACAGCATCTCTGAATTCTCCCACCCGTACTATTTCAGTTCCTTCCAAGCTAGAGAACTCATCTGGTTCAGAAGAGGAGTTTGTGTCGTTACTGGATAGAATTAGAAAGAAAAATATATTAACTGGTTCTACATGCTCTCCTAACACAATCAAAG AACTCTGTAAGGACCCTCCTGTGTCATCTTCACGTGTAAAGGAGCCGACTAAACCCAGGTCAGTAGGTGGAGAAACTGTGGATGCAAAGACTCCCGGGGAAACAACCATATTAAAGTCAACAGTGAGTCAAACTGAGCCCAGACATGGCCCAATCAGCAG ATGGCCATTGTGTAAAACTCCAGGTTGCTTCTTGGAAACACTATCAAATCCCACATCCAGTTACTGCTacaattttaagcaaaaaaaggAAGATCTCACGAGCAAATTGTACAATTTGTACAACGCAAGTGTGTTTGACATGAAG CTCCCCGTCAATATGTCTGTGACTTGGAACAAAAAGATGCGCAAAACAGCAGGCTACTGTATCACCGGACAGGAGCGAGCGGGAGGGAGCCGTTACGCACGCATTGAACTGTCTGAGAAAGTCTGCGATTCTGCAG ATCGCCTCCGAGACACACTCATCCACGAGATGTGCCACGCTGCGACCTGGCTGATCAACGGTGTGAGAGATGGGCACGGACGCTTCTGGAAGCTGTACGCTCACAAGTCCACCTTGGTGCACCCCGAGCTGCCCATGGTGACTCGCTGTCACAGCTATGACATCAAATACAAATTTCAGTACAAATGCACTCGCTGTCAGAACAC GATCGGACGTCATTCCAAATCTTTGGACACTCAGAAGTTCGTGTGTGCCCTCTGTACCGGTAAACTCGTCCTGCTCACACCATCCAAACCTCGTCCTCCTACGCCATTTGCCAAATATGTGAAGGAGCATTATGGGTCAGTCCGCAAGGGTCTAGTAGACCAAAAGCATGCGGAAGTAATGCGGAAACTCAGTGCAGACTTTGCTTCTAAGAGTAAATTGACTGACACAAATAGTTGA